One Glandiceps talaboti chromosome 20, keGlaTala1.1, whole genome shotgun sequence genomic region harbors:
- the LOC144450725 gene encoding putative Bax inhibitor 1 translates to MDALFGNRKVKMSTLTDFSQLNKATRLHLKNVYSSLALCMLVAAFGSYVHVFTGILQGGILASLACIGLIILLAMTPHTRENELKRLGYLAAFSFFTGLSLGPLLDAVIDIDPSIITTAFMGTTVIFVSFSLSALWAEQRSFLFLGGTLFSGLSMLLLMSLFNLFLGSMMLFKFELYIGLMIMCGFVLYDTQLIVERYSRGDNDYIMHCVTLFIDFIDIFRKLLIIMALDKKEKKNKK, encoded by the exons GAATAAAGCAACACGGCTTCATTTGAAGAATGTCTACAGTTCTTTGGCACTCTGTATGTTGGTTGCAGCCTTTGGAAGTTATGTGCATGTATTCACAGGAATCCTACAG GGTGGAATCCTTGCATCACTGGCATGTATCGGTCTTATCATCTTACTGGCAATGACACCTCACACCAGGGAAAATGAACTGAAACGTCTTGGCTATCTGGCTGCATTCTCATTTTTCACAG GTCTGAGTCTTGGTCCTTTACTTGATGCAGTGATTGACATTGATCCAAG CATCATTACAACAGCCTTCATGGGAACCACAGTGATTTTTGTCAGCTTTAGTCTTAGTGCTTTATGGGCTGAACAACGTTCATTCCTCTTTCTTGGAG gtaCCCTGTTTTCTGGTTTGTCTATGCTTTTACTGATGTCTTTGTTCAACCTTTTCCTTGGATCCATGATGTTGTTTAAG TTTGAGCTATACATTGGACTGATGATAATGTGTGGATTTGTTTTGTATGATACCCAACTGATTGTAGAGAGATACAGCAGAGGTGATAACGACTACATCAT GCATTGTGTCACCTTGTTCATCGATTTCATCGATATATTCCGGAAGCTCCTAATCATTATGGCCTTGGACAAAAAG gAAAAGAAGAACAAGAAATAG